The proteins below are encoded in one region of Bombus terrestris chromosome 7, iyBomTerr1.2, whole genome shotgun sequence:
- the LOC100646107 gene encoding sodium-independent sulfate anion transporter isoform X1 — protein sequence MSYNRGSIDERTSLLSRNVTSRFDLKQLLLRRIPILAWLPRYSLSKLLHDVLAGLTVGLTAIPQGIAYAIVAGLPAQYGLYSSFMGCLVYLVFGSCKDITVGPTAIMALLSQNHVIRLGDDIAVLLCFLTGCVITFMGLFRLGFLVQFVSMPVISGFTNAAAIIIGTSQLGTLLGLSGRSDSFIDAVTKVVNHVNEVTFWDPILGVCSMILLVCLKKLPAKKSGTALQKFMWVTSLARNAVVVIVGIILSYSLYSYGIKPFKITGHITEGLPPFSPPPFSLVKGNHTYNFEELIGELGSTVISVPLIAILESIAIAKAFAKGKTVDANQEMLALGLCNLFGSFSRSMPTTGSFTRTAVNNASGVKTPMGGVITGCLVLLACGLLTSTFQFIPKATLAAVIIVAMYYMLELHIFTVLWRTKKTDLIPLTVTLLSCLAIGPEYGMIAGIAVNLILLLYFAARPGLLIEERVVDGLTILFVSPKQSLSYPAAEYLRERVMSWCDARVGTIPVVVEGRHVLRIDATVAKNLALLLADLETRDQKLVFWNWCEEAKRTLISYDASLTMSFRSSGSIAQIFSGRIASPHVPRE from the exons ATGTCGTACAATAGAGGAAGTATCGACGAAAGAACATCATTGTTGA GTAGGAACGTGACTTCCAGATTCGATTTGAAGCAGCTTCTTCTACGAAGGATACCGATCCTGGCATGGCTGCCTCGATATAGTTTGTCGAAACTTCTGCACGATGTTTTGGCAGGATTGACCGTTGGTTTGACTGCTATACCACAGGGTATAGCTTACGCAATTGTGGCCGGACTTCCAGCTCAG TACGGCCTCTACAGCAGTTTCATGGGATGCTTGGTTTACTTGGTGTTCGGTAGCTGCAAGGACATCACTGTGGGTCCTACGGCAATAATGGCATTACTGTCGCAAAATCATGTTATAAGACTGGGAGATGATATCGCG GTGCTTCTATGTTTCCTGACAGGCTGCGTGATTACGTTTATGGGATTGTTCCGCTTGGGATTTCTTGTGCAGTTTGTTAGCATGCCAGTGATCTCTGGATTTACTAACGCAGCTGCAATAATAATTGGAACATCTCAGTTGGGCACGTTGCTTGGTTTGAGTGGCAGAAGCGATTCCTTTATCGATGCAGTTACCAAAGTTGTCAATCACGTAAATGAAGTTACTTTCTGGGACCCGATATTAGGAGTCTGTTCGATGATCTTACTCGTTTGTCTTAAA AAATTACCTGCAAAGAAAAGCGGCACGGCGTTGCAAAAATTCATGTGGGTAACATCGTTGGCGAGGAACGCTGTAGTCGTCATTGTTGGAATAATATTAAGCTATTCGTTATACTCTTACGGTATTAAACCCTTTAAAATTACTGGACATATAACGGAAGGTTTACCGCCGTTCTCTCCGCCACCATTTTCTCTTGTGAAAGGAAACCATACGTATAACTTTGAGGAGTTAATTGGCGAACTCGGAAGCACTGTCATTTCAGTCCCGCTGATTGCCATTTTGGAGAGCATTGCCATTGCTAAAGCTTTTG CCAAAGGGAAGACCGTTGATGCTAATCAAGAGATGCTGGCTTTGGGACTGTGCAACCTTTTCGGCAGCTTTTCTCGATCAATGCCAACCACAGGAAGCTTCACAAGGACCGCCGTAAACAACGCTTCGGGTGTAAAAACACCGATGGGCGGTGTAATTACTGGATGCCTGGTGCTTTTAGCGTGCGGCCTTCTGACCTCGACTTTCCAATTCATCCCGAAGGCAACACTCGCTGCAGTCATTATAGTCGCCATGTACTACATGCTTGAACTTCATATTTTCACCGTACTTTGGAGAACGAAAA AGACCGATTTGATACCTTTGACGGTGACTTTGTTGAGCTGCTTGGCAATTGGTCCAGAATACGGCATGATTGCCGGGATCGCGGTAAATCTAATTCTCCTGCTCTATTTCGCGGCCAGACCTGGATTATTGATCGAGGAGCGTGTTGTCGATGGGCTGACGATTCTGTTTGTATCGCCGAAACAATCGTTGAGCTACCCAGCTGCGGAATATCTTCGTGAACGGGTGATGTCGTG GTGTGATGCCAGAGTAGGAACTATTCCCGTGGTAGTGGAAGGTCGTCACGTGCTTAGAATCGATGCAACCGTCGCCAAGAACCTCGCTTTGCTGCTGGCCGACTTGGAAACCAGGGACCAGAAGCTGGTGTTCTGGAATTGGTGCGAGGAAGCCAAGAGAACTTTGATAAGCTACGACGCTTCTCTCACGATGTCCTTCAGAAGTTCCGGCAGCATAGCTCAAATATTTTCAGGTAGAATCGCGTCACCTCATGTTCCACGCGAGTGA
- the LOC100646107 gene encoding sodium-independent sulfate anion transporter isoform X2 — MALLSQNHVIRLGDDIAVLLCFLTGCVITFMGLFRLGFLVQFVSMPVISGFTNAAAIIIGTSQLGTLLGLSGRSDSFIDAVTKVVNHVNEVTFWDPILGVCSMILLVCLKKLPAKKSGTALQKFMWVTSLARNAVVVIVGIILSYSLYSYGIKPFKITGHITEGLPPFSPPPFSLVKGNHTYNFEELIGELGSTVISVPLIAILESIAIAKAFAKGKTVDANQEMLALGLCNLFGSFSRSMPTTGSFTRTAVNNASGVKTPMGGVITGCLVLLACGLLTSTFQFIPKATLAAVIIVAMYYMLELHIFTVLWRTKKTDLIPLTVTLLSCLAIGPEYGMIAGIAVNLILLLYFAARPGLLIEERVVDGLTILFVSPKQSLSYPAAEYLRERVMSWCDARVGTIPVVVEGRHVLRIDATVAKNLALLLADLETRDQKLVFWNWCEEAKRTLISYDASLTMSFRSSGSIAQIFSGRIASPHVPRE, encoded by the exons ATGGCATTACTGTCGCAAAATCATGTTATAAGACTGGGAGATGATATCGCG GTGCTTCTATGTTTCCTGACAGGCTGCGTGATTACGTTTATGGGATTGTTCCGCTTGGGATTTCTTGTGCAGTTTGTTAGCATGCCAGTGATCTCTGGATTTACTAACGCAGCTGCAATAATAATTGGAACATCTCAGTTGGGCACGTTGCTTGGTTTGAGTGGCAGAAGCGATTCCTTTATCGATGCAGTTACCAAAGTTGTCAATCACGTAAATGAAGTTACTTTCTGGGACCCGATATTAGGAGTCTGTTCGATGATCTTACTCGTTTGTCTTAAA AAATTACCTGCAAAGAAAAGCGGCACGGCGTTGCAAAAATTCATGTGGGTAACATCGTTGGCGAGGAACGCTGTAGTCGTCATTGTTGGAATAATATTAAGCTATTCGTTATACTCTTACGGTATTAAACCCTTTAAAATTACTGGACATATAACGGAAGGTTTACCGCCGTTCTCTCCGCCACCATTTTCTCTTGTGAAAGGAAACCATACGTATAACTTTGAGGAGTTAATTGGCGAACTCGGAAGCACTGTCATTTCAGTCCCGCTGATTGCCATTTTGGAGAGCATTGCCATTGCTAAAGCTTTTG CCAAAGGGAAGACCGTTGATGCTAATCAAGAGATGCTGGCTTTGGGACTGTGCAACCTTTTCGGCAGCTTTTCTCGATCAATGCCAACCACAGGAAGCTTCACAAGGACCGCCGTAAACAACGCTTCGGGTGTAAAAACACCGATGGGCGGTGTAATTACTGGATGCCTGGTGCTTTTAGCGTGCGGCCTTCTGACCTCGACTTTCCAATTCATCCCGAAGGCAACACTCGCTGCAGTCATTATAGTCGCCATGTACTACATGCTTGAACTTCATATTTTCACCGTACTTTGGAGAACGAAAA AGACCGATTTGATACCTTTGACGGTGACTTTGTTGAGCTGCTTGGCAATTGGTCCAGAATACGGCATGATTGCCGGGATCGCGGTAAATCTAATTCTCCTGCTCTATTTCGCGGCCAGACCTGGATTATTGATCGAGGAGCGTGTTGTCGATGGGCTGACGATTCTGTTTGTATCGCCGAAACAATCGTTGAGCTACCCAGCTGCGGAATATCTTCGTGAACGGGTGATGTCGTG GTGTGATGCCAGAGTAGGAACTATTCCCGTGGTAGTGGAAGGTCGTCACGTGCTTAGAATCGATGCAACCGTCGCCAAGAACCTCGCTTTGCTGCTGGCCGACTTGGAAACCAGGGACCAGAAGCTGGTGTTCTGGAATTGGTGCGAGGAAGCCAAGAGAACTTTGATAAGCTACGACGCTTCTCTCACGATGTCCTTCAGAAGTTCCGGCAGCATAGCTCAAATATTTTCAGGTAGAATCGCGTCACCTCATGTTCCACGCGAGTGA